The genomic DNA CATTCTAAGGCCATAATTATAAAGTTTAGCAACTTCTTCTTGAGTGCGTTCTTGGTCTATATGCATTAATAAAACCAAACGGTGAAATTGCACAATACGCTCACTGTGAGATTTTAAATGTATAGAATTTATAGGATGTTCTATTAAATAATCAAAATCCTCTCTTGAAATTTCGAGTTGTTTTGCGACACCTAATAGAAAATTGTATTCTATTGTCTTTAATTCGGTATCCGATTTAGCAAAAGCAATCATTTCTGATAACAAGCTTAATTTTTCGACTCTATTAGGCATTACATGTAGCATTAAATTATACTTTATAAAGTTATGAATAATTAGTAATTTATAATCGTTGAAAGTGCGTAGCTTATCGAAAAACAAGTCGTTTTACATCGGTTTTTGTATTAATTTAGTCCGATTTTTAAAAAGTTAAACTTTTAATAATCAATTTATTTGTTGATTTTCAATAGAATTTAAACCAACAAAAAACAAAACACAAAATACTGATAAACAATAAGTTGAAACAAGTGCCGTTCATTTTTATATAAGTGTTTATATTATGGCAGTAGTTAATTTTTTATTATTTAATTATTAAATATTACAAAACGCAGATTTTAAAAATAAACAGAGAAAAGTTACTCAATTTTACATTTAAATTCTATAAAAAGATTATAACTAAGAAAATGAATAATATTTGAGATAATTAATTTATTTTTGATGCTTATTAGAGAATTTTCTTTTTTATTGACAAAGCGTAATTTTTACGAGTTGTTAAATTTCAAATTATGACAAACAACGATATATTTAAAAAACTAAGAGTCGCTCACAAACTTCGTGATGATGATATTATTAAAATTTTAATGTTAGTAGATTTTAGGGTTACTAAAAGTGAGCTTAGTGCTTTTTTTAGACGAGAAGATCACCCTAATTATGTAGAATGTGGCGATCAAATATTAAGAAACTTTTTAAATGGTTTAATTATTCATCTTCGCGGTCCAATGCCAAAAAAGGAAGATAAGCCAAAAGCAGTAAAAACTGACAATAAGAAAAGGTTTGATAATAAAAAGAATTTTAATAAACCTAGAGATAAAAAAAAGAGCAACGATTAAGTTGCTCTTTTTTTTATATAAATATTTTAGCTTATGCTAAAACAGTTTGTACTTTATCTGCTGCTTCTTGAAATTCTGTAGCACTCATTACATCTAATCCAGAACTATCAATTAGTTCTTTTGCGATATCTGC from Lacinutrix sp. 5H-3-7-4 includes the following:
- a CDS encoding DUF1456 family protein, giving the protein MTNNDIFKKLRVAHKLRDDDIIKILMLVDFRVTKSELSAFFRREDHPNYVECGDQILRNFLNGLIIHLRGPMPKKEDKPKAVKTDNKKRFDNKKNFNKPRDKKKSND